The following DNA comes from Pseudorasbora parva isolate DD20220531a chromosome 8, ASM2467924v1, whole genome shotgun sequence.
GGAGATTGCCAGTAATCTGTGCAGCATGAGAGAATAAGGACAAGAAATTTACAACAgggtaatttaatttaaagcaTTTCACAAACATTCAGACAAGAAGTGTCattgttttttctgtttttaaatcTTTATGTATTCAAGTCTGTGATTCAAATATTATGGAAAGTTACATTAAGGTATACTTTTAGaatttaaaactatatttgtagTTAAAATATCCTGTTACAGGTTTGAAATTTTGCTTATGTCTTTGTGGTAATTTCTATTTTCAGCTTGTGCATAACACCAAACTCAAAGCTGTCATGAGTTCTGTAAATGCaagtttttcaaaaaacatctctATTGTTCATCctcaatactttttcatcattggaCTTACAGGTATACCATATAGCAGTTATTACTATATATTCTTATTTATCACATATTTTATATCTGTAATTGGCAACTCTACAGTCCTCCTTATTTTAGCTCTTCATCAGAGCCTGCACAGTCCAAAGTACATTGGTGTGTTTAACTTGGCCTTGGCTGATATTGGTGAAACTAATGCACTGATTCCTAACATGATGAATACTTTTCTGTTCGACTCACAGTACATATCCTTCAATGCTTGTTTGGCCAACATGTTTTTTGTTCACTTCTTTAGTTGTATGCAGAGTCACACTCTTGTAGTTCTGGCATATGATCGTTTCATTGCTATTTGTTTGCCATTAAGATATCATGCAATTGTAACCAATGGCAGTATGGTTTTGGTTTTCTCAGCAATTTGGGCATTCAATTCTTCTGTGGTGGCCTTGATGGTGTCTTCGATCACCCGACTTTCTTTCTGTGACTCAAATGTGATTCAGAGTTACTTTTGTGATCATGGACCAATGTATAGGTTGGCATGTAATGAATATAGTATTAATAGGGTTATGGCATTTGCCATCACAGCTTTATACCTTGTAGTACCATTGATCATTATAGTTATTTCATATCTGGGTATCTTTCTTGCTTTAACCAAAATTACAACTTGGCAAGGACGTTTAAAAGCGCTGAAGACCTGTGTTTCGCACTTGTTGTTAGTAG
Coding sequences within:
- the LOC137085134 gene encoding olfactory receptor 52E4-like, which encodes MSSVNASFSKNISIVHPQYFFIIGLTGIPYSSYYYIFLFITYFISVIGNSTVLLILALHQSLHSPKYIGVFNLALADIGETNALIPNMMNTFLFDSQYISFNACLANMFFVHFFSCMQSHTLVVLAYDRFIAICLPLRYHAIVTNGSMVLVFSAIWAFNSSVVALMVSSITRLSFCDSNVIQSYFCDHGPMYRLACNEYSINRVMAFAITALYLVVPLIIIVISYLGIFLALTKITTWQGRLKALKTCVSHLLLVGIYFLPISCSYIAAWLVSLTPNARIISTSLAYAVPPMLNPIIYVLNTAEIKDIIRKVVKNRSAPIRENISK